The following is a genomic window from Prunus persica cultivar Lovell chromosome G7, Prunus_persica_NCBIv2, whole genome shotgun sequence.
ctgggtttttgtttctctgttGAAAGATCTCAAATTTACTCCCACTACTTACCCAGATTCCAAAATCCAGTTTTACATGGTATTTACAACATGGGTGTTTTTGTTTCTGCATTTTTAGATTCTGGTTGGTCCTTCGGATTGGGAAGACTATTCACTGGGAATAGAAGGGGCTGAAAGATACAGGGTTCATAACCTCCCAGAAAAGGAGAGTCCAGGTGTCTATGAACTTGGCATTGCATTCTTGCGTACTGGTTTAGGCCGTGAGATTGGCAAGCTTGACCCAGACTATATAGTCCCAGTGTACCTTGGACAAGCTGATAATGTGAGGACACGACTTCAGCAATATGGTCGTTCAGGTGCTCATTTGGGCAATGGCTGCCCAACTGGTCATCCTAGTGACCGTGTCCAAAAGGGGCCGGGATTGTTTGCTGAGATACTGTCAAGAGACTACCCCGTTGTGTACAGATGGGCTCCTGTAAGTTTATCTAAATTTTGATCCTTTTAAGAAGTTTGAACTTTACTAGGGTTTTTTGTGTGATTGATATTGAATTAGATGTATCATGCATTTATTAAGTTACCACTTTTATTCTTCCTTGTTGTCATGGATGGCTATACTAGTTTATCATGCATATTATGTGGATGCCTTTCTTCTGGTTGAGACTCATGGATAGTTGATCAGAGGTGGCCAGAAGAGTCCTTATCATCTCCTGTAAAGATCAGATGCTGCAAGCTGGATAGTTGATTGCTTCATGAATTTCTAATTTCAGGGTTTTCGTCCACCTTCATGTTCATACCATTACTACATATATGGGACCATCATAATTAGATAGAAGCTATACTTGTATGAAGTTTTTCTATCTTTTATACAACTCGAGGCTTTTAGTTGTGTTAACTTTGCGATTCTCAAACATACACGTACATAGTAAATAGTGATCATGTGCTTGCCATTATGTATGTGTGGACTGAAATATCTGATATTTAATTGGAATTTATGAATTCTGAAGCACTTCTGGGTGCAATTTTGGCCATGTGATTGGAATATATGATATGCCCTTATCGGTTCTTTGTTGATTGTATCTACAGATGGAAAACAAAAGTGTTGCGCTGAAAACAGAAACTCAGCTGCTTAACACATTTGATTATGCATGGAACACAAACATTAATGGGGCAAGACGCCCCGATGATGTCCTTAAAAAACTTAAGATGGTATCTTCAAGCCCTACACGATTTGTTAATATTGCCCAGAAGCTTGTGCCTTTCAGTCCGAAGAAAGTGGGTACTAGGATTGAATCAAGCATATTGCTTTCACCAGAGGATAAGTTCAGTGCTTATGCTAATAGGGAGAGCCACAATCCCCTTTCTCGAGTTTTCAAGCTTGGCAGATCACAGCCTAGGTTAGTTTTGGATAGAATTGGCATTACTCAGGAGAATACTATAATTTGTGGGGTGGATGTAGGTGATGGCTCCATTTGCAGAATGCCACCAGTTCCAGGAAGAAAGAGGTGTGCTAAACACAAAGGGATGAGGATTAATATGTCAACTAGAGTTGGGATATCAAATAGCACCGTTGACTCAGAATCAGAATGCAGTGCTATTAGCAGCATAGAGTTTCATGGTGCTCAAATTATTAACAGTGATCCAGTAGAGAGCTTCACTTCCATTTGTGGATTCATCTTGGCTGATGGCTCCGTTTGCAGAACGCCACCAGTTCCAGGAAGAAAGAGGTGTGCTAAACACAAAGGGATGAGGATTAATAGGTCAACTAGAGTTGGGATATCAAATAGCACCGTTGACTCAGAATCAGAATGCAGTGCTATTAGCAGCGGAGTGTTTCATGATGCTCAAATTATTAACCGTTATCCAGTAGAGAGCTTCACTTCCATTTGTGGATTCATCTTGGCTGATGGCTCTTCTTGCAGAAGGCATCCAATTCAAGGGAGGAAAAGATGTGATGAACATAAAGGGAAAAGAATCTAGAACCCCAACTCTAAGTAGGCAAACGAAGCTAAACTAAAATATGTGCATGATGTGGCTTTTGAACCCTGTAATTTTGGGACTTCAAACTATGAGCAGAATTCATCTGCATTATGTAAATTTGGAGAAGTGCAAGCTCAAGTTTTGACAGTCCAATAAAAGCTATGATACTACGTGTGGGGTGGTGGTGGATGTAGGCGATGGATATTTTTGCACAAGGCAGCCTATTGTAGGAAGTGGAAGAAGGTGCTGCgacagcaaaaacaaaattatgtgTCCTTACAGAAAGGATCTCTATGTGAAACTACTCATGAAAGGAGCTGGGGAGCAACATAACACAAGGGAAGTAGAGTAATTCCACTTggggttttcttttctctctgaAAATAGATTGTAGAAATTGGTGATCCAGACTTCAATTTGTCGTTGATTGTTATGCCTATCAGATAATGTTGTAGCTTTCTGTATCAAATTATTACATACCCTTTAAAATAATGTTGTATTGGCCTAAGAAGAAGTTGggtatgaatttggtttgactttttgttttatttgataTCCTTTTGTGTAATTTCATCccatattttatgtttttgtttttctccttttaagtcatgatttgttatttttgggtttccattttattttttataccaGCGATAGTACACACTACCAAAATATCATGGGATTCGAATCGGAGATCACTGACAAGGCCTTCTCAACTTATTTAGATCCCCGTTGTATTTTAACTAGCCTTCTCTAGTTAGGGATGCATCTCTTTGCAAACATAAGATAAGATAAAATTGCTGGATTTTTTTCTGTCCGTTTTATGTGACATCTGGAACCaaagacagagagaagaaCGAATTGGATTGTACGtctgtttttgggttttaaagATCCTACGCCACCTGATTTTTCCCTAAAGCAACCCATGTATTTAATTGAACCACACAAAACACAAATATAATAAACAACCACATATCCCCTAGTTTCACAAACCACCATTTCTCCACTGCTCTCCGCTATCGTGCGCCGTAGAGGCGATAAACATCAACGGATAAGATGCCAGCCGGCGAGCTCCGACACACAGAGTCGTCCGCCGAAGTCGAGGGCGAGGCGTGGGTGTGGGCCCAGATCAAAGCCGAGGCGCGCCGCGACGCCGAGGCCGAACCGGCTCTGGCCAGCTACCTCTACTCTACGATACTCTCCCACTCGTCGTTGAAGCGATCCCTGTCGTTTCACTTGGGGAACAAGCTCTGCTCCTCCACTCTCCTCTCCACGCTCCTCTATGACCTCTTTCTCAACACCTTCTCCTCCGACCCCTCTCTGCTCGCCGCAGCCGTTGCCGATCTCCGCGCCGCCCACGAGCGCGACCCCGCCTGCGTCTCATTCTCCCACTGCTTGCTCAATTACAAGGGCTTCTTAGCCTGTCAGGTAATTAATTTGAGGTTTTGGGCCACAATTTAATTTCCTGTTTTGATTCCGAGAAAACGCAAGAAAATAAACgaattgattttgttttatttgatttatagGCTCATCGAGTGGCGCACAAGCTGTGGATCCAGTCACGCAGGCCCTTGGCGCTTGCGCTGCATTCGCGGATCGCCGACGTGTTCGCGGTGGACATACACCCTGCGGCGAGGATCGGAAAGGGAGTGCTGTTCGACCACGCCACCGGGGTGGTGGTGGGGGAGACGGCGGTGATCGGAAACAACGTGTCGATACTTCACCACGTGA
Proteins encoded in this region:
- the LOC18771626 gene encoding protein EFFECTOR OF TRANSCRIPTION 2 isoform X1 produces the protein MGASDLTVAVTRLKREDCKRTKHDSHFSNWKILVGPSDWEDYSLGIEGAERYRVHNLPEKESPGVYELGIAFLRTGLGREIGKLDPDYIVPVYLGQADNVRTRLQQYGRSGAHLGNGCPTGHPSDRVQKGPGLFAEILSRDYPVVYRWAPMENKSVALKTETQLLNTFDYAWNTNINGARRPDDVLKKLKMVSSSPTRFVNIAQKLVPFSPKKVGTRIESSILLSPEDKFSAYANRESHNPLSRVFKLGRSQPRLVLDRIGITQENTIICGVDVGDGSICRMPPVPGRKRCAKHKGMRINMSTRVGISNSTVDSESECSAISSIEFHGAQIINSDPVESFTSICGFILADGSVCRTPPVPGRKRCAKHKGMRINRSTRVGISNSTVDSESECSAISSGVFHDAQIINRYPVESFTSICGFILADGSSCRRHPIQGRKRCDEHKGKRI
- the LOC18771626 gene encoding protein EFFECTOR OF TRANSCRIPTION 2 isoform X2, whose product is MGASDLTVAVTRLKREDCKRTKHDSHFSNWKILVGPSDWEDYSLGIEGAERYRVHNLPEKESPGVYELGIAFLRTGLGREIGKLDPDYIVPVYLGQADNVRTRLQQYGRSGAHLGNGCPTGHPSDRVQKGPGLFAEILSRDYPVVYRWAPMENKSVALKTETQLLNTFDYAWNTNINGARRPDDVLKKLKMVSSSPTRFVNIAQKLVPFSPKKVGTRIESSILLSPEDKFSAYANRESHNPLSRVFKLGRSQPRLVLDRIGITQENTIICGVDVGDGSICRMPPVPGRKRCAKHKGMRINRSTRVGISNSTVDSESECSAISSGVFHDAQIINRYPVESFTSICGFILADGSSCRRHPIQGRKRCDEHKGKRI
- the LOC18770200 gene encoding serine acetyltransferase 5, with protein sequence MPAGELRHTESSAEVEGEAWVWAQIKAEARRDAEAEPALASYLYSTILSHSSLKRSLSFHLGNKLCSSTLLSTLLYDLFLNTFSSDPSLLAAAVADLRAAHERDPACVSFSHCLLNYKGFLACQAHRVAHKLWIQSRRPLALALHSRIADVFAVDIHPAARIGKGVLFDHATGVVVGETAVIGNNVSILHHVTLGGTGKAGGDRHPKIGDGVLIGASATILGNVKIGEGAKIGAGSVVLIDVPPRTTAVGNPARLVGGKERPSKLEDVPGESMDHTSFISEWSDYII